The genomic interval CCCCAATCCCATGGTTGAATACGACCCTCATCGTTGGTGGAGCTACTTTCACTACGTCAAAGGCTCGATGGTCCGCGAAATCGTGGCGCGGGTCATGGTGTGCGTCCTGTGGTCCGTGGGCGTCACCGCCTTCCAGTTCCACGTCCGCTCGGTGGCCATCCCCGCCACGGTGCACACGTTGGCGGGGCTCTCGCTGAGCCTCCTGCTCGTCTTCCGCACGAACTCTTCCTATGACCGCTTCTGGGAAGGCCGGAAGCTGTGGGGCGGCATCGTCAACGAGACGCGCAACCTGGCGCGAGCCGCGGGAGTCTTCCTCGGCGCGAACCCCGCCCTCTACACCGCGCTGCTGCGCTGGACGGCGGCCTTCCCGTTCGCCTGCGCGTCGTCCCTGCGAGGCCGCGCCAGCCTGGGGCCGCTGGCGAAGGATTTGCCCGAGGCCGAAGTGGCGGAGGTGCTGCACAGCCAGCACGTGCCGTTCGCGGTGGCGCGCAAGATGAGCGCGCTCCTGGACGAGGGCCGCCGCGAGGGCCGCTATCCCGAGTACGTGCAGATGCAGCTGGACCAGAACGTCCAGCTCCTCGTCGACTACATCGGCGGGTGTGAGCGCATCCGCAAGACGCCCATCCCGTTCGCGTACGTGATGCACCTGCGCCGCGCGCTGCTCGTCTACTGCTACACGCTGCCGTTCGCGCTGGTGGAGTCGTTTGGCGGGCTGACGGTGCTGGCCACGTTCCTCGTGGCGTATGTGTTCTTCGGCATCGAGGAGATTGGCGTCGAAATCGAGGACCCCTTCGGCCACGACGACAACGACCTGCCGCTGGACCAGATCTGCAACACCATCAACGGCAACCTGTCCGCGCTGTTGCCCCGGACGCCGTCACAGCCGGAGGCCCCGACGGCCGCTTGAGCGGGCGCGCGGCCCTCGCGTGGAAAGCGAGGGCCTGGAGTGTTCAGAGCGCCGCGAGTCGGCCCAGGACGCGGGTGGTGTCCTTCTCCAGGAAGTCGACCAGGTCCGCGGCGCGCGAGTGCCGGATGAGGGGCGCGTTCTGTCCCGCCCACAGCGACATCAGGTCCTCGCGTCCTTGCCGTGACGCCGCCTGCCTCATGGGCTGGGTGAGCCAGTTCTGGATGGGGTAGGGCGGGATGTCCCGCTCGAGGGGCGTCAGCTCCGTCATGAAGCGGTTGCGGATGCCGCGCGCGTAGCGGCCGGAGAAGACGCGGGTCAGCGTGGTGGCGCGGGAGGTCTCCGGGTCCCTCAGGGCCCGGCGGTAGGCCTCGCTCGCGTTGGACTCCTCGCAGGCGAGGAAGGCCGTCCCCACCTGCACTCCCTCCGCGCCCAGCGCCAGCGCCGTGGCCACCGACCTGCCATCCGCGATTCCTCCCGAGGCGATGACCGGCGTGCGCACCCGGTCCACCAACTGGGGCACCAGCGCCGTCGTCGCGGGGGCCTCGTCGACGGGCCTCAGGAAACAGGCCCGGTGCCCCCCGGCCTCGCTGCCCGAGGCGACGATGAGGTCCACTCCCGCCGCGTCCAGCGCGAGGCCCTCGGCCACGTGGGTCGCCGTGCCCACGGTGAGGATGCCCCGGGCCCGGCAGGCCTCCAGGATGCGCGCCGAGGGGACCCCGAAGATGAAGCTGAACACCGCCGGGCGCATCGCGAGCACCGCCTCCACCTGCTCCTCGTAGTCCGGCGCGAAGGCCGTCGGGTACGTGGGCGGCGGCACGCCCAGCTCGTCGAACCACGGCTTCAGCCGCTCGACGCCGGCCTGGAACTCCTGGGGCGAGGGCCGCAGCCCGCGCTCTGCCTCCAGCGGGACCCACAGGTTGATGGAGAACGGGCGCGAGGTGAGCCCACGCAGCTCCTGGATGGTGGCCTCGATGCGCGCGCCGTCCAGGTGGTTGGCGCCGAACGAGCCCAACCCTCCGGCCTCGGACACCGCCGCGGCCAGCCGCGTCGAGGACATGCCACCGCCGAACGGCCCCTGCACCAGCGGGAGCCGGACGCCCAACGTCCGCGTGACTCGAGTCTCGGTCCACATGGAGAAGCCCTCCTGTCGCCGACGTGGCGTAGCGGCGGGTCGCACCCTCCGCATCCCCAACGCCGGGCGGACGGTCCGGGCTTCGCTTCCAGGTTTACCGTGACGAGAAGCTGGCCTTGTGGCGCGCGGGTTTCCGCCGAGGTCGCGGGAGCTTGCTCCGGTCAGGGGCAGGTGCAAGCCTGCCGTCGGGCCACTGTGCCATCACGGACGCAACCCGCCGTTTCCAGGGAGCTCGACACCATGCACGCACCGGGACCGACCCTGCACACCGCTCGCCTCATCCTCCGCCCCACGGCGCGGCAGGACTTCGAGGGCTTCGTCGCCCTGCTGTCGGACGCCGACAGCGCCCGCTTCATCGGCGGCGTCCAGCCCCCTTCCGTCATCTGGCGCGGCTTCACCGGCATGGCGGGGGCCTGGGCCCTCCAGGGCTTCTCCATGTTCTCCGTGCTGGAGCGCTCCACCGGCAAGTGGGTGGGACGGGTGGGCCCCTGGCAACCGGAGGGCTGGCCGGGGACGGAGGTGGGCTGGTCCCTGCTGAAGGAGGCGTGGGGCCGGGGGTATGCCATCGAGGCGGCCTCCGCGGCGATCGACTGGGCGTTCGACCACCTGGGCTGGACGGAGGTCATCCACTCCATCGCCCCCGACAACGTCCCCTCCCAGCAGGTCGCCCGGCGGCTGGGCTCCACCCTACGAGGCCCCGGGAAGCTGCCCGCCCCCTTCGAGGCCGCCCCGATTGAACTCTGGGGACAGAGCCGGGAGGCCTGGAGGGCCCGCCGCGCTCCGTCCAATGGCTGACCCAGGGTGGGATTCCAGGGCATGGAAGGGCCCCTGGTGTTATGTCCGGTGGTGGGCTAGTCCTCGCCGTTGGGACGTGTCCGCCCAAGGCTCCCTTTCTCAAGGGGCAGGGGGGCGACTAGATTCGAAGTCTCGCACGGAGTGACACGCACCGTGCGCGAGTGTCAGAGGGGCGAGCCGCCCGCCGTACGCGTCGGCCCGACCCATGCCGTAACCCAAAGACCTGCCACACCCTTGGGGAGCAGGTCCTCCAACCCTTTCGCAGGAGCGTCACATTCTTCGTGATCAGAGAGGTAACCGCGGCGGGAGCCGCGACCAGAGAACCAATCGCCGTATCCGTGCCCGCGAGGTCCGCGTGGTCGGCTCCGATGGCTCACAGCTCGGAGTCATGCCGCTCGAGGCCGCGCTCGAGAAAGCCCGCTCGGAAGGGCTCGACCTCGTCGAGGTCAGCCCCATGGCACAGCCGCCAGTCTGCAAAATCATGGACTACGGCAAGTTCAAGTACGAGGAGAAGAAGAAGGCCTCGGAAGCCAAGCGGGCTCAGCTGATTGTCCACCTCAAGGAAGTGAAGCTCCGTCCCAAGACGGAGGAGCACGACTACGAGTTCAAGGTCCGCAACACGCGGCGCTTCATCGAAGAGGGCAACAAGGCCAAGGTGGTCATCCAGTTCCGCGGGCGTGAAATCACGCACAAGGAGCAGGGCACGGCCATCCTCGATGACGTGGCGAAGGACCTGAAGGAAGTGGCCGTCGTGGAGCAGCCGCCCCGGATGGAAGGGCGTCTGATGTTCATGATTCTGGCGCCCACGCCCAAGGTGGCGCAGCGCGCTCGCGAGCAGGCCCGGCAGGCCGCGGGCATCGCCACCAAGCAGCAGCGCCCCAATCCGGCTCCGTCCGCCGACGAGAAGCCGGCCGCGCCCGCCGCCGCTGCCGCGGCTGCTGCCCCCAGCGCCCCCTCCGAGGAGCGAGCGCCCGCGTCTGACACGACGGGCCCGACTCCCTGAGACCCACACCCCCGCACGCGGTGGATGGTTTCCACCTCCACCGCGTGGGGGGTCTCCCCCTGGACTTCCCCACCCCGCATCCGCTTCCTGCTTCCTTGGAAAGGGAGCGTGGCTTCGCGGACGTTGGGGCATGCCGGGGGGTGAATCCTCCACGACATGACGGTGTAGGCTGATAGGTTGGAAGACTCGGAAATCTGACTCAGCCCATGCAGCAGAAGCTTTCCGCCGACATGTCGACGACCGCTGTCCACACGAAGGGCAAGTCCGCGCAGGCCCCGCGGAGTGTGCCCGCGCTGACCGTCGTGTCCCATCCGCAGGCGCAGCGGATCGGTGAGCGGCTCCTCCTGGAGGTCCTCGCCAGCGTGGGCCGGACGGCGGCCCTGTCCCGCAACGCGCCGGACTTCTCTCGTCCGGGAGGGGTGCTGGCGCTGCCGCTGTCGGACCCGTTCCTGAGCCGGACCCCGGTGCTGTTCGAGCCGGCGGCGAACGGGGGGCTGCGGCTGCTGGTGCCGGAGGACGGCACGCAGGTGTCCGTCGCGGGCGAGTCCGTCGCGGGCGGCCGTGAGTTCACCCGCGAGGAGCTGGCCGCGGGGGTGCCCCTGGTGCTGGCCGAGCGCGTGGTGCTGCTGCTCCACATGGCCTCGCCGTCCTCGGAAGGCGGCGTGAAGGACCTGGGGTTGGTGGGGCAGGCGGAGGGCATCCAGCAGCTTCGCGAGGACATCCTCCGGGTGGCGGACCTGCGGGTGCCGGTGCTCATCCGGGGTGAGACGGGCACGGGCAAGGAGCTGGTGGCGCGCGCCATCCATGACCAGGGGCCGCGGCGCTCCGGTCCATTCATCAGCGTCAACCTGGGCGCGCTCTCCAAGGAGCTGGTGGCCGCCGAGCTGTTCGGCGCGCAGCGGGGCGCGTACACGGGCGCGAACCGGGACCGAGAGGGCTTCTTCCGCGCCGCGCACGGCGGCACGCTCTTCCTCGACGAGGTGGGCGAGGCCCCCGCCGAGGTGCAGGCCGCGCTCCTGCGCGTGCTGGAGACGGGCGAGGTGACGCCCGTGGGCGGCCACGCGGCGGTGCCCGTGGACGTGCGGCTGGTGGCCGCGACGGACTCCGATTTGGAGTCGCGCATCGAGGAGCGCATGTTCAAGGCGCCGCTGCTTCACCGGCTGGCGGGCTTCGAGCTGCGGGTGCCTCCGTTGCGTGAGCGGCGCGAGGACATCGGGTTGCTCTTCCTCCACTTCGCGCGCCAGGAGCTGGAGACCACGGGCGAGACGTGGCGGCTGGCCTCCACGGACCCGCGCGCGCAGCCCTGGCTTCCGTCGTCGGTGGCCGTGCGGCTGGTGCGCTACGCGTGGCCCGGCAACGTCCGTCAGCTTCGCAACGTCACGCGCCAGCTCATCATCGGCAGCCGGGGCCTTCCGGGCCTGCGGGTGGACTCGCGGCTGGAGCAGCAACTGGACGGCGAGTCACTGCCCGTTCCGGGGCGGGTGTTGTGCTCGCCGGCGCAGGGCCCGGTGGAGTCCGCGGACGCGAAGTCCTCCCGGCGCAAGCCCTCCGAGGTGGGGGAGAACGAGCTCCTGGAGGCGCTGCGCGCGTGCTCGTGGGACTTGAAGGCCACCGCGGACTTCCTGGGCATCCCCCGTCCTTCCGTCTACGTGCTCATCGACAAGAGCCCGCTCATCCGCACCGCCCGGGACTTGAGCCCGGAGGAAATCACCCGCTGCTTCCAGGAGTGCGAGGGGGATTTGGACAAGATGGTGCAGCGGTTGGAGGTCTCCCGCCGTGCCCTTCAGCGGCGCGTCCGGGAGCTGGGGCTCGCGGACGCCTGAGCCGGCTGGACGCGTCAGACCTGCGTGGTGACGTGTCGTTGACGCGTCCAATGCGCTCACTCGAGGAGGTCCGTGGGAGTCCTCCCGAGTGAATCGGGCACACGACGCCGCTGGTACGGTGCCTGCAAACTCACGTCGTCAACGCGCAGTCCAACCCCAGAAGGAGCCACGGCCCATGGCCAACAAGACGCTCAAGCCCATTGTCATCCTCATTCAGCCCTCGGGCCCCAATCCCTCTCCCGCGCTCGTTCGTCCCGGGGAAGAGGTGACGTTCCGGCTGGATGGCGTCAACTCCGCGGAGGTGCAGTTCACCGACGGCAGCTGCTTCTCGGAGCCTGGCCCGTTCATCCTGAACAACGGCAGCCCCCTGGCGGCCAACAGCGAGCACACGGTGACGTTGACCGCCGTCCCGCGGAACTACCCGTACAACGTCATCCTGCCCCCCTCGGTCGAGAGCCGCCTGGGTGGCAACGCGGAGACGAAGAAGGGTGGCCTGGACGTGACGACGGACCCGCCCAAGGACCCGAAGTAGCCTTCGCCGCCGGGCCTGATGGAGGGGAAGGGCGGGCGAGTCACTCCACGCCGGAGGCGAGCCTGCCCTTCCACCACGCGGCCAGGGAGGGATTGCGCGCCAGCGCGGCTTCCGCGTCCGCGCGGGCCTGACTTCGCCACGTCTGTTGCTGCTCGGCCGACGCGTGGGTCTGGGCCAGCGCCCCTCTCAACCCGGCGCGCAGAAGCCGCGCACGTGCCCACTGGGGCCGCGCGGCCAGGATGCGCTCCACGGACTCCACGCCGCGCATCAGCACCGGCGCGGCGTCCTCTCCCCGGCCCTGCCTCCAGCGCCCCCACGCGAGTTGGAGTTCTCCGGCGGCCAGCACGTACTCGTGCTTCCGGGGGGCCAGCTCCACCGCTTGCGCGAGCGCCTCCGCGGCCTTCTGGAAGTCCTCGTCCGTGGCGGTTCCCTTCAGCGCGCGATGACGGGCGCGCACGTCGAGCACGCCACCTTGATAGCGCCAGGCATACCCGAGGCGAGGGTTGAGCGCCCGGGCGCGCGCGAGGGCCTCTTCCGCCTGGGCGAGGTCCGGGCCCACGTCGCGCTTCTTGTCCAGCGCGTGGGTGGCCCACAGCACGTGCACTCGCGCCAGGTTGGTCCACATGTCCGCGTCACCAGGCAGGAGGTCCAGCGCGCGGCGGTAGTCCTCCTTCGCCGCGCGGAGGCTCGCGGTGGGGTCCTCGCCTCGCGCCAGGATGATGCCCGCGCGCACCGCCTCCACCTCGCCCAGGTTGTTGTAGGCGAATGACTGTTGTGGCGCGATGACGCGAGCGTCCTCGAAGGCCCGCCGGGCTTCGGCCAGCAGGGGCTCCACGTCCTTGCCCTCCTCCCAGTGCTGCTCGGCCTGCCACAGGAGGGTGGCGCCCAGGCCGTTGGGGAGCTGGGGCAGCCGGGGGTTGATGTCCCGGCCCTGTTTGTAGAGCGCCAGCGCGCGCACCACGTCCGGCTCCGGGTCCTGGCCATGCTCCTGCTTCCAGCGCGCGAGCTGCTCGGCCACGTCCGCGCCCTGGTAGCAGCCGATGACGTTGCGCGGGTTGAGCGAGAGCGCCCGCTCGATGGCCTCCATGGCGCGGCGCAAATCCCCCTGCGTGTCCGTCGCCTGGGGCAGTCCCGCCCGGGCCCGGTAGGAGTTGCCGAGGTTGATCCACGCGTCCGCCTGGTTCTCCCGCACGCGGATGGCCGCCAGGTACGTGTCGATGGCCTTGTCCTGGTGGGCGCGTGGGTCCAGGCCGTGCTCGTTCTCGTAGTCGGCCCAGATTTGATGGGTGAGCCCCAGCGTCGCGTAGAAGGCGTAGTCGCGCTCCTCGGGGCTCAGCTGCTCCAGCGCCTCGACGGCCTTGCCCAATTGCTCCCGTGGGTCCTGCGAGAGCCGCTGTTGGTGTCGGGCCCAGAGCCTGTGCGCGATGGCCAGCTCCAGCGTCACGCGGTCGCTGGGCGGGGCGAGCTTCATCGCGGCCTGGGCCGCGTCGATGGCCTTGCCCAAGAGCTCCTCCACGTCGCTCGCGTTCTGGTTGGCGTGCTGCTCGGCCAGGCGGCGGTGCAGCCGTGAGCGCACGACGAGGGAGGGGTGGTGGTCCGGCGCGGCCTTCAGCGCGTGGTCCAGGGCCTCCAGTCCCTTCTGATAGAGCGGCTGGATGTTGCCCGCGCCGTAGAGCTCCATGACCAGCGCGGCCAGCTCCAGGCGCCCGAGCGCGTAGTGCCCCGCGGGCTGGCTCTCCGCCGTGGCGATGGCCTGGGCATACGCGCGCCGTCCCGCCTCCAAATCCGCCTGGGAACCCGCCGTGTCGCCCTGATGCCAGCGCCCCGTCGCGCGCGCCAGGTACACGTCGCCTCGCAGGTGCGGCGCCTCGTAGAACCAGGGCTGCGCATCACCCATCGCGTCCAGGTGCGCGAGCGCCTCCTCGTGGCGGCCTTCATGGAAGGCGAAGAGGGCCTTCACATACAGCGGCGGCGCGGGGACGTCGGGGCCCTCGGCCTGGCGCAGATAGGCCAGCGCCGGGTCCCGGTAGCGCTGCTCCAGCTCCCGGCGGCGCGCCTCCCGGTTCTCCGGGCTGCGGCGCTCGACGTCCAGCAGCAGCTTCTCCCGGTACTGGTCTCCCAGCACCACCGCCAGCGCCCAGGCCGCGCGAGGCTCCCGGTAGCCATTCTCCCACGCGGCCTCCAGCTTCCGCCGCGCGCCCTCCACATCGCCCAGCGCCCAGAGCGCGCGGCCCAGGGCGTAGTTGCCAGGGCCCGCCGCGCGCCCGCCCGACTCACGCACCTCCGCCTCGAGCGCCTCCATGCTCGCGCGCAGCGCCTTGCGGTCCTCGCGCGTGTCATGGAGCCGGGAGAGGAACGAGTAGCGCGCGGCCGCTTCGATGCGCTCCACCCGCTCGGTGAAGCTGCGGGTGAGCCGCTCGCGCTCGGCCACCTCGCTTCGCGCGAGCACGGCCTGCCCCAGCGCCAGCGCCACCACCGTCAGCGCCGCCAGGCCCAGGCTCAACACCACGCGGTGCTTGCGCGCCTTCTTGCGCAGCCGGTAGCCCAGGCCGCGCCGGGCCTGCACGGGCTCTCCCCCGAGGAAGTGCTCCAGGTCATCCGCCAGCGCCCGCGCCGAGTCGTAGCGGGCCGAGCGCTCCTTCTCCAGGCACTTGAGGACGATGGCCTCCAGGTCCTCGGGGATGTCCCGGTCCAGCGTGCGCGGCGGGGGTGGCTCCTCCGTCTGGAGCTTCGTGATGATGTCGTGTTCGTTGTCCCCGCTGAACGGCGTGCGCCCGGTGAGCAGCAGGTACAGCGTGGCGCCCAGGCCGTAGACATCCACGCGCCGGTCCAGCCGGGCCGTGTCGCCCCGGGCCTGCTCGGGAGCCATGTAGTGCGGCGTGCCCATCACCACGCCGTGCATGCCCGCTTCCTCGCGCCAGTCGCGGGCGAGTCCGAAGTCCATGACGAAGGGGACGAAGTCGCCGTCCTCCGTGCGCTCCACCAGGATGTTGCCGGGTTTGATATCGCGGTGGACCAGGCCCGCGCGGTGCGCGGCGTGGACACCCTCGGCCGCCTGTCGCAACAGGAGCACCTTCTGCTCGGGCGTCAGCGTCGGCGCGAGCTGTCCCAGCGACTGGCCCGCGACGTAGCGCATGGCGATGTAGCCGCGCCCCTGCACCTCGCCGACCTCGTACACCTCGCACACCCGCTCGTGGCGCACGCGGGCCTGGGCGCGGGCCTCGGACAGGAAGCGCCGGGCCAGCTCCGGGTCTCCGCCGCGCACGAACTTGAGCGCGACGTTGCGCCGCAAGAGCGGGTCATACGCCAGGAACACCTGCCCCATGCCGCCCTGGCCCAGGAAGCGCACCGGCTGATAGCGGTCCCAGTCCGGTACGGGAAAGCCCGGCTCCGCGGCCGCGTCCGCCGAGGCTGGCGCCTGCGGGGACACCACGGGGGTCTCCGGGTCCAGCGTCGCGGCCTCCAGCGGGCCGGGGCCCGTGCCCGCCGTGTCACCCAGCTCCCGGGAGAGCTCCTCGCGCAGGGCGCCGAGCGTGTACTCGCCCAGGCGCCCCCTCTCGCTCAACAGCTCCAGGGGACTGCGGCCCTGGTCGAGTGCCTCCTCGCGCAGCGCGGACGCCTCCTCGGCGGAGACGAGCCCTTCGTTCAGCGCGAGGAGCAACTCCTCCTCATACCTCTCCTGCGTCTTCCCCGCGGTGTCCACGGCCCCCAGCATACGGGGTTGCACGGCCAGACGGGGAGACCCGCCGGGAGGTCCACGAGTCCCCGAGTTGGGGACTGGGGGAAGGGTGTGGACCTCCCGGCGGAAGAATGAAACGGGACTAGCGGCGCTTGTTGCGGCGGCGCAGACCGAGCAAGCCCAGCAGGGCCAGCCACGACGAGGCCGGAGCCGCGCTGCAGCCACCACCCGCGAACGAGCGCGTGTTCAGCACCGTCCACCGGTACTCGGCGGGAGTCGCATCCACGTTGCTCGCCTCATCCACGGCGCGGACCCGCAGGGTGTGGTCGCCGTATGGGACGTCGTAGGTGGTGCGGCAGGCGACGTACGGGCCGCCGTTCAGGCTGCACTCGTACCGTACGCCTTCCTCGGTGGACCCGTAGTCGAACTGCGACTGCGTGGAGTCGGTGCGGTCCGGCGGGCTGCGGACGAACGAGGTGTCCGGCGCCACCGTGTCGATGCGGAACGTGTCCACGTTGGAGGCGGGGCCGGTGTTGCCCGCCCGGTCCGTGGCCGTGGCCGTCACCGAGTGCGAACCCTCCGCCATCGGCGTGGAAGGCGTGCAGTTCCAGCGGCCGGCGTCATCCGTGATGGCGGTGCACACGACGGTGCCTCCCTCGCGCACCGTCACCGTGGTGCCCGGCTCCGACGTGCCGCTGATGACCGGCGTGGAGTCGTTGAGGAGCGAGCCCGGCGCGGGGCCGGCGATGACCGGGGCGGCCGGCGCCGTGGTGTCCACCGTGAAGGTGGAGGGCGTGGACGGGGTGCTGACGCCGCCAGCGGGGTTGGTGGCGGTGGCCGTCACCGTGTGCGGCCCCTCTTGCAGCGGGGTGGACGGCGTGCAGGTCCAGTTCCCGTTGGCGTCGGCCGTGGCGGTGCACAGCACCGTGGAGCCCTCGCGCACCGTCACCGTGGCGCCCGGCTCGGAGGTGCCGCTGATGGGCGGCGTCTGGGTCGAGACCACGGTTCCCGTGGAGGGACCGGTGATGACGGGCGGGGTGGGCGGCGCCAACTGGATGACGATGTTCGTCGAGGGCGACGGCTCCGTGGTGCCCAGCACCGTGGACGTGACGACCACCGCGTGCGGCCCCTCGGGGATGTTGCCCAGGTTGCAGGTCCAGTTCCCGTTGGCGTCGGTGACGGCGGTGCAGGCGGGCGTGGGGTTCCCATCGACGTAGACGTGGATGGTGGTGCCCGGAGTCGCGGTGCCGCCGATGACCGGGTCCGTCACGCCGCCAGGACCCGGGTCCGTCACGGCGGGGATGCGCTGGCAGATGGAGAGCGAGTCCACGCGGAACGTGGCCGTCGTCGCCGAGTTGTTGTTGGTGGCGCAGTCGGTGTCGATGAAGGCCACGCGCACGTCACCGGTGGCCGCGTCGAAGTCGCGACGCTCCGAGAAGCCCTGCTCCATGGCGGCCTCGCGGGTGGTGGAGCCCGTCGCCGCGGGGACGCGTCCCAGCGAGAACCGCTGCGCGCCCGC from Myxococcus stipitatus carries:
- a CDS encoding bestrophin family protein; protein product: MVEYDPHRWWSYFHYVKGSMVREIVARVMVCVLWSVGVTAFQFHVRSVAIPATVHTLAGLSLSLLLVFRTNSSYDRFWEGRKLWGGIVNETRNLARAAGVFLGANPALYTALLRWTAAFPFACASSLRGRASLGPLAKDLPEAEVAEVLHSQHVPFAVARKMSALLDEGRREGRYPEYVQMQLDQNVQLLVDYIGGCERIRKTPIPFAYVMHLRRALLVYCYTLPFALVESFGGLTVLATFLVAYVFFGIEEIGVEIEDPFGHDDNDLPLDQICNTINGNLSALLPRTPSQPEAPTAA
- a CDS encoding nitronate monooxygenase, with the protein product MWTETRVTRTLGVRLPLVQGPFGGGMSSTRLAAAVSEAGGLGSFGANHLDGARIEATIQELRGLTSRPFSINLWVPLEAERGLRPSPQEFQAGVERLKPWFDELGVPPPTYPTAFAPDYEEQVEAVLAMRPAVFSFIFGVPSARILEACRARGILTVGTATHVAEGLALDAAGVDLIVASGSEAGGHRACFLRPVDEAPATTALVPQLVDRVRTPVIASGGIADGRSVATALALGAEGVQVGTAFLACEESNASEAYRRALRDPETSRATTLTRVFSGRYARGIRNRFMTELTPLERDIPPYPIQNWLTQPMRQAASRQGREDLMSLWAGQNAPLIRHSRAADLVDFLEKDTTRVLGRLAAL
- a CDS encoding GNAT family N-acetyltransferase, translated to MHAPGPTLHTARLILRPTARQDFEGFVALLSDADSARFIGGVQPPSVIWRGFTGMAGAWALQGFSMFSVLERSTGKWVGRVGPWQPEGWPGTEVGWSLLKEAWGRGYAIEAASAAIDWAFDHLGWTEVIHSIAPDNVPSQQVARRLGSTLRGPGKLPAPFEAAPIELWGQSREAWRARRAPSNG
- the infC gene encoding translation initiation factor IF-3, which codes for MLRDQRGNRGGSRDQRTNRRIRAREVRVVGSDGSQLGVMPLEAALEKARSEGLDLVEVSPMAQPPVCKIMDYGKFKYEEKKKASEAKRAQLIVHLKEVKLRPKTEEHDYEFKVRNTRRFIEEGNKAKVVIQFRGREITHKEQGTAILDDVAKDLKEVAVVEQPPRMEGRLMFMILAPTPKVAQRAREQARQAAGIATKQQRPNPAPSADEKPAAPAAAAAAAAPSAPSEERAPASDTTGPTP
- a CDS encoding sigma-54 dependent transcriptional regulator, whose product is MQQKLSADMSTTAVHTKGKSAQAPRSVPALTVVSHPQAQRIGERLLLEVLASVGRTAALSRNAPDFSRPGGVLALPLSDPFLSRTPVLFEPAANGGLRLLVPEDGTQVSVAGESVAGGREFTREELAAGVPLVLAERVVLLLHMASPSSEGGVKDLGLVGQAEGIQQLREDILRVADLRVPVLIRGETGTGKELVARAIHDQGPRRSGPFISVNLGALSKELVAAELFGAQRGAYTGANRDREGFFRAAHGGTLFLDEVGEAPAEVQAALLRVLETGEVTPVGGHAAVPVDVRLVAATDSDLESRIEERMFKAPLLHRLAGFELRVPPLRERREDIGLLFLHFARQELETTGETWRLASTDPRAQPWLPSSVAVRLVRYAWPGNVRQLRNVTRQLIIGSRGLPGLRVDSRLEQQLDGESLPVPGRVLCSPAQGPVESADAKSSRRKPSEVGENELLEALRACSWDLKATADFLGIPRPSVYVLIDKSPLIRTARDLSPEEITRCFQECEGDLDKMVQRLEVSRRALQRRVRELGLADA
- a CDS encoding protein kinase domain-containing protein; the protein is MQPRMLGAVDTAGKTQERYEEELLLALNEGLVSAEEASALREEALDQGRSPLELLSERGRLGEYTLGALREELSRELGDTAGTGPGPLEAATLDPETPVVSPQAPASADAAAEPGFPVPDWDRYQPVRFLGQGGMGQVFLAYDPLLRRNVALKFVRGGDPELARRFLSEARAQARVRHERVCEVYEVGEVQGRGYIAMRYVAGQSLGQLAPTLTPEQKVLLLRQAAEGVHAAHRAGLVHRDIKPGNILVERTEDGDFVPFVMDFGLARDWREEAGMHGVVMGTPHYMAPEQARGDTARLDRRVDVYGLGATLYLLLTGRTPFSGDNEHDIITKLQTEEPPPPRTLDRDIPEDLEAIVLKCLEKERSARYDSARALADDLEHFLGGEPVQARRGLGYRLRKKARKHRVVLSLGLAALTVVALALGQAVLARSEVAERERLTRSFTERVERIEAAARYSFLSRLHDTREDRKALRASMEALEAEVRESGGRAAGPGNYALGRALWALGDVEGARRKLEAAWENGYREPRAAWALAVVLGDQYREKLLLDVERRSPENREARRRELEQRYRDPALAYLRQAEGPDVPAPPLYVKALFAFHEGRHEEALAHLDAMGDAQPWFYEAPHLRGDVYLARATGRWHQGDTAGSQADLEAGRRAYAQAIATAESQPAGHYALGRLELAALVMELYGAGNIQPLYQKGLEALDHALKAAPDHHPSLVVRSRLHRRLAEQHANQNASDVEELLGKAIDAAQAAMKLAPPSDRVTLELAIAHRLWARHQQRLSQDPREQLGKAVEALEQLSPEERDYAFYATLGLTHQIWADYENEHGLDPRAHQDKAIDTYLAAIRVRENQADAWINLGNSYRARAGLPQATDTQGDLRRAMEAIERALSLNPRNVIGCYQGADVAEQLARWKQEHGQDPEPDVVRALALYKQGRDINPRLPQLPNGLGATLLWQAEQHWEEGKDVEPLLAEARRAFEDARVIAPQQSFAYNNLGEVEAVRAGIILARGEDPTASLRAAKEDYRRALDLLPGDADMWTNLARVHVLWATHALDKKRDVGPDLAQAEEALARARALNPRLGYAWRYQGGVLDVRARHRALKGTATDEDFQKAAEALAQAVELAPRKHEYVLAAGELQLAWGRWRQGRGEDAAPVLMRGVESVERILAARPQWARARLLRAGLRGALAQTHASAEQQQTWRSQARADAEAALARNPSLAAWWKGRLASGVE